GGATTCGGCTCGGCTATGACCGCAGCCGGATTCGAGCCAAGGGACTGCGCCCGCAAAATCTGACCCTGATGCGGCTGGTTCGCAAAGACCAAGCCCGGCGAATGTGGAGGTCCTGCGGCAGGGTCCTGAGCCGAAAAGCAATTACAGCCATTCGCCGGATGGGTTCCCCCGTCTTTGAACTGGGTTATTACGGCAACGATGCGGCCAATGAATACGTTTGGGCGGTCATGGACGTGCCGGGGACGTATGCACTGGGGATTCCGGAGCCGGCATCGCTGCTGCTGGCGGCGGGCGGAGCCGGACTGCTTGCGATTCGACGGCGGTAACAGGTTGAAACTTTACCTCCAATAATTGAATGAACAAACGCCTGCGCAGGATGCAAAAGAGCGCGGCGTATGGATTGATTGTATGCGCTGCGCTGCTTTGGCTTCGGCCCAGAGAAAGAAACTATACACTTCTGGCCGATACCGGCGGCTCAATTCAAAAAGCAGTTTGCAGCGTCAACAGCGCGCGGCGCGCTCTGCTGGCTAATGCACAGCTGACTAATCATATCATCAATCACCTTCCGGCATACACGGAGGTGATTTTGGCGGTGAATGACCCGTCGGCTTTTCGGGTGGCGTATGACCCGTTCCCGGGGCGCGTGAAGTTTTTCACAGTTCCCGCCGACACAGAAATGACGATATGGCCGCAGGACCCCTTTTTGGTACTTTGTCATCCGTCCGGACGAAAAAGACTGCTCCTGTCGGCGATGTTCGAACGAGCAGACGACCTTCGGGTTGCACAATTGCTGGAGGAATATCTCGGCTGGCCCGTCCGCCGGAGCCGCTTTATCTTTGAAGGGGGAAACATCGTTTCGGATGAAGAGTTCGTCTATATCGGCAGCGATACAATTGTGCTGAACGCCGCACAACGCAATCAAAGTGCCGCTCGGACGGTTCGGCAATTTGAGAACGAGCTCGGTCGGCGGATTTGGGTGGTCGGTCCCAGCCCGCAGCCGATTGGACATCTGGATATGATGCTGGCTCCGCTGGGAGCAAAACGGATCATCCTGGCGGACCCCAACTGGGGAGCAAAACTGGCGCAGCAGCAGCTGGAGCAATCTGCTCAGGAAGTATCGGACTTCGAAGAACGGTGCAGACATATGTTTTTGGGGGATGAACGTACCACAGTTTTGTATGAGCGGCAGGAACGGAAGACAGAGCCGCCTGACACCCAAGGGCTCACTCAGGAAGCTATTCAGCACTGTAGGGCAATTGCCCCTGTGCTGGACCGAATTGCCGAGGAGTTTGTCCGCAAGGGGTTTGAAGTCATCCGAATCCCTTACTTGTCTGTTCCCCGCAACACCCCCTCTACCGAGTCAGCATCAGAAGCAAATGAAACAGCCCCCTGTATTCGCTATCCGGAAATCACCTACACCAATGTCCTTCAGGAAACAGGGCCGGAAGGCCGCCGGGTTTACCTGCCTTTGTACGGGTGGGCTGGTTTCGACCAAACCGCCGCCGGCGTTTGGGAAAAGGCGGGCTTCCAAGTCATTGGAATTGACGGCTTTGCCCTCAGTGCCATGTACGGCGGTTCCCTTCGGTGCTGCACAAAAGTGCTCGAACGTTCGTATTGACGGTATTCGTCTTTCTCCTTTCCCAAAAGGCACTTGATTTTCAGGCCCGACTGGCCGATATAGATATGGAGTTTTTTTGATTCTGGAGATTTTGGATGACAGAATACAGTAAATTGCCTGCCGAAGAGCCGTGGCGAATCTTTCGGATTATGGCCGAGTTCGTCGAAGGATTCGAGGAGCTGGCCAATATCGGACCTGCGGTATCTATTTTTGGTTCCGCCCGTGAGGAACGGGGAAGCCGCTTCTACAACATGGCTGAAGAAACCGCTTATTTAATCGGCAAGGCGGGATTTGCCGTCATTACGGGCGGAGGCGGCGGGATTATGGAGGCGGCCAACAAAGGAGCCCGGCGGGCGGGGGTAAAAAGCATCGGGCTGAATATCGAACTGCCGCACGAGCAGATTCCCAACCAATATCAGAATCTGTCGCTGCACTTCCGCTATTTCTTCTGCCGCAAAGTGATGTTCCTCAAATATGCACACGGATTTGTGGTGATGCCGGGCGGATTCGGCACAATGGATGAATATTTTGAGGCCCTCGTGCTGATTCAGACGCTCAAACAGGCCTATTTTCCGGTGATTTGCATGGGCAGTGAGTTCTGGGGCGGTCTGGTGGAGTGGCTGACGGAAGTCATGCAGAAAAAGCACCACTTTATTGACCCGGAAGACCTGAAGGTTTTTACGATCTGCGACGACCCGCAGAAAGCAGCGGATATTATTCGCGACTTTCACTTGTCCAACGGCCGCGGAGGCATTAAACAGCCGCCGGGAATCCGCAAATGGACAGACGGGCAGTAAATAGCACACGTCTCACAGATTTTTACTTCGTTCCTTTTCAAACCTGAAGGGCCTGGCGGTAGTGTTTGAGCAGGTAGGATTCTTCCGGGCCGCCCAGATGGGCCCAGGGCAGCAGCTGTCCGGGCTGAAAAGAACGCTGGGCCTCCTGATGAACATCCAGACCGTGTGCAGCGAAGGCATTCTGCCAGCGCTGGAAATCAAACGTTTCATCCCACAGGTCAAACTTGGCCCCCTGCCGCCAGGCGGTCTCGATAACATCGGCCAATCGCCGGCCGCCGCGCCCCATCGCCGCCTCGAGGATGCTTCGTTCGATGGTGTGATATTTGATTTGAACAGTGCCGGCCCGCAGCTGCTGTTTGCGCTCCAGCAGCAGACGGCGGGCCTGCTGAAAATAGTCAATCGGCTTCTGCCCGAGCCACTGAAACGGCGTGTGAGGTTTGGGAACCAGCCAGCTGACCGAGGCGGTCACGGAGGCAGGCCGGCCGGCAACCTGTCGGCGGAGCTGAGCCACGGCATTGCATAAATCCACAATTTGAAGGATATCGGCCTCGGTTTCGCCGGGAAAACCGACCATAAAGTAAAGTTTGACACTCTGGAAGCCCGCCTCATAAGCGGCCTGAACACCGGCAAAAAGGTCGGCATCCGAAATGGGCTTGTTGATGACCTGCCGCAAGTGCTCAGAGGCGGCTTCGACGGCAATGGTCAGGCCGCTTTTGCGAACGGACGTCATCAGTTTGGGCAGAAGCCGCAGCTGCTGCTGAACCCGCAGACTGGGAATCGAAATGCCCACGCGAAGCGGGCCAAAATACGCCGTCAGCCGCTCGACAAGCTCCTCGAGCCAGGGGTACTCACCGGTGGACAAACTCAAAAGCCCGATGGTGTCGTGGCCGGTGTTCCAGTACTGCTTTCGGGCCAGTTCGACAATCCGTCCGACGGAACGATACCGCACAGGACGCCGGCAGAAACTCGCCTGACAAAACCGGCACCGGCCCGGACAGCCCCGCATAATCTCCAGCGTGATTCGGTCATGAACGGTCTGCACAAACGGCACAATGGGGGCTTCCGGTACCGGGGCGTTTTCAAAATCATCGAGGGCGGCATCGTGAATGCGCAGGGGAATGTCCGGATGTGCAGCCCGCAGCACAGAAAGACGCCTATCATCGTACTCCCACTCATACAGAGAAGGGACATAGACAAACGGCAGGATGCGGGCCGCCTGCAGGAGAAACTCGCTTTTGGAAACCCCCTGCTGTCTGCTTTTCCGATACAATTCCAGCAATTGAACCACGGCCTCTTCGCCCTGGCCGAGCACAAACAAATCGACGAAGGGAGCGATCGGCTCAGCGCAGTTAGCGGCCTGACCGCCCGCAATGACGAGCGGATCTTGTGGGCGGCGGTGTTCCGAACGAACCGCCAGCCCCGCCAAATCCAGCAGATTGAGCAGATTGGTATAACACAGCTCGTTGGTCAGACTGAACCCGATTATATCGAAACTGTCGGCAGTCAGTCGGGATTCGAGAGAAAACAGCGGGATATGCTCGTTTCGCATCCGCTCTTCGGCATCCAGCCAGGGGGCAAAAATGCGCTCCGCCGAAGCCCACGGCAGCCGATTGATGACCTCGTACAAAATCGCCAAACCGGTGTGGCTCATGGCAATTTCATAAATATCGGGAAAACACAGGCCCACTCGGACCTCGACGGAAGCCGG
The Anaerohalosphaeraceae bacterium genome window above contains:
- a CDS encoding agmatine deiminase family protein; this encodes MQKSAAYGLIVCAALLWLRPRERNYTLLADTGGSIQKAVCSVNSARRALLANAQLTNHIINHLPAYTEVILAVNDPSAFRVAYDPFPGRVKFFTVPADTEMTIWPQDPFLVLCHPSGRKRLLLSAMFERADDLRVAQLLEEYLGWPVRRSRFIFEGGNIVSDEEFVYIGSDTIVLNAAQRNQSAARTVRQFENELGRRIWVVGPSPQPIGHLDMMLAPLGAKRIILADPNWGAKLAQQQLEQSAQEVSDFEERCRHMFLGDERTTVLYERQERKTEPPDTQGLTQEAIQHCRAIAPVLDRIAEEFVRKGFEVIRIPYLSVPRNTPSTESASEANETAPCIRYPEITYTNVLQETGPEGRRVYLPLYGWAGFDQTAAGVWEKAGFQVIGIDGFALSAMYGGSLRCCTKVLERSY
- a CDS encoding TIGR03960 family B12-binding radical SAM protein, with protein sequence MIERPIQSVKEQVSRRLLPFVRKPARYIGGEINQICKDPASVEVRVGLCFPDIYEIAMSHTGLAILYEVINRLPWASAERIFAPWLDAEERMRNEHIPLFSLESRLTADSFDIIGFSLTNELCYTNLLNLLDLAGLAVRSEHRRPQDPLVIAGGQAANCAEPIAPFVDLFVLGQGEEAVVQLLELYRKSRQQGVSKSEFLLQAARILPFVYVPSLYEWEYDDRRLSVLRAAHPDIPLRIHDAALDDFENAPVPEAPIVPFVQTVHDRITLEIMRGCPGRCRFCQASFCRRPVRYRSVGRIVELARKQYWNTGHDTIGLLSLSTGEYPWLEELVERLTAYFGPLRVGISIPSLRVQQQLRLLPKLMTSVRKSGLTIAVEAASEHLRQVINKPISDADLFAGVQAAYEAGFQSVKLYFMVGFPGETEADILQIVDLCNAVAQLRRQVAGRPASVTASVSWLVPKPHTPFQWLGQKPIDYFQQARRLLLERKQQLRAGTVQIKYHTIERSILEAAMGRGGRRLADVIETAWRQGAKFDLWDETFDFQRWQNAFAAHGLDVHQEAQRSFQPGQLLPWAHLGGPEESYLLKHYRQALQV
- a CDS encoding TIGR00730 family Rossman fold protein, with the translated sequence MTEYSKLPAEEPWRIFRIMAEFVEGFEELANIGPAVSIFGSAREERGSRFYNMAEETAYLIGKAGFAVITGGGGGIMEAANKGARRAGVKSIGLNIELPHEQIPNQYQNLSLHFRYFFCRKVMFLKYAHGFVVMPGGFGTMDEYFEALVLIQTLKQAYFPVICMGSEFWGGLVEWLTEVMQKKHHFIDPEDLKVFTICDDPQKAADIIRDFHLSNGRGGIKQPPGIRKWTDGQ